The Porites lutea chromosome 11, jaPorLute2.1, whole genome shotgun sequence genome contains the following window.
GACTGTttcgtaatttttacgtgcttACGCGCATAAAATTTACGTGTATAAAAGGCCGTGCGTTgcgctcaacttttacgttttacttttacttttacgtttacgcgcgatcttctgtacGTTGCCACTATTTTATTACCGCACGTAAAATtaaatagagtgttttcacatgacttcACGGCGGCCacattggtgtcccaaaacaatgaaacggcggccatgttgttATTCCAATCCAATCCTGATGACATTGCCTTTACACTGCTAAAAAATTATGGCAATCCGAAACAGTCACTTTAGCCTCCAGGAATACcttaactcttttcttatgcaaacgctttcttttgttccaataaatttgcatatatgctggccacgtgagtgaaaacactctatagaaAACCAAATtaatatgtacacctttaatgcaaaatgatggcttaggggaggggtaggtgggcagtttcccagaaagggAAAAATGATCCCCATTTTCTAAGGGAAAAATCCTGTGGAGTAACGTAGTAGTTAAATCTTAGCCTTTGTACGGCCGTTCCTTTCCTGTTTGTACGCAGACTAGAGGCAACCCACAGTGCATTTCTTAGAGAATACAAAATAAAAGTGGATGGCCAGCTCCGCGGATACAATCACTCTTGTTTCAGCTTCTCTAAAAAGGCTACCTCCTTACTCAACGACCCCTTTTCTCTAGCTCTGACCTCAATGTTTCCGTTGAGGACGGTTCGAAATGTCCAGGTTCGCGGGTAGACAGTCCGTCCGCCAGTGGAGCCTATCCAGTCCACTTCGCTACTTTCCCGGTCATTCAAGGTCGTTGTGCTAAGATGATCACATGACACATGCCGCTTTTGTTTTAGTGCCGTGACCATCACCATGATCATAAAGACGACACAACTGAGAAATCAATGTCTGGAAAATTGTTCTCTCCTCATTAAGTTGAGGAATCAAGAGGAAATTATTTCGGCAGATCTCAAAGTTATCTAACCGTGAGgtaattttacagtttcaggTTAGTTTCCGATATGAAGTTGAAATACCGGCGACCGGCGAGATGCCAAGACGTTATCAATTTTAGCTTATTATAAATTGATAATTTGTTGAACACGTTCGTTTCatctttttaaccttttttatttcagtattttattCTAAAAGTGTGAGACAAAACTGTTCATCGGTTTATAGTAGAAAGCCGTCGTGTGAAACTGTTCCATTCATGGCGGCGAGTCAATGTTCCGATAATTTTTTATGCTACTTCTGGTTCCCCCACACCGTGTGTTACCTTTGCTTAATAACACGAAATTTGAcgggaaaattaaaaattcgtAATATTTTTAAGATTACTGGATTTTCTCGAAAGATTTGAAATGAATGATGTTCAAAACACGCCCCTAGTACTCTTGCTGTTCGTCATCGATTAAAATAGGTTCAGATGTTCCAGTAAAAATACACTCCTGTCTCTACCTGCTGCTGTCTGATCTACTGACCTTTATACTGCAGCCAGttctaaaataaagacaaactcTCCGAGTTGAGTAAAGGTTCCCAAACTGTCTAAAGTGATAGACTGAAGATTGCCAAACACTTTTGAAGGCTTTCTCGCGCTATCTATTCTATTCTTCCCTTTGAATCGAAAGACGTCAATCTTACTAAAAGTTATTGATAGATGTTGCAGTTAATCtgttatctcaggtaatttttgcttttcttttgtttttggttatgactaatgaagttgaaacaatggaaaaataaaaattacgtgagaaaaaaaattaactgcaacatagaTATTGGGATGGAGGAAGGACACAAGTCATGTAAtataagcttatattgaaataCAGATAAGCACAGTGTATGTTAGCATTTTAAGAGTTCTTTACTTGTGTAATATTCAACAGAAACtgttgtaattattttttcaaaagattttctTTGTCTGGCCATTTGATTTTATAAACGTTTTAGATATTAATTATAAATGATATCTACCCTGGTGGTCCTATAAAACTGACAGCCATCACAAATTTAGTACAGATGGGAGTTAGGTTAATGTACTCATTAGCATATAGCCTTCCTGTAGATGTCTCCTATTTACGGAAACGTCTGCGGAGACATCTACCGGCTAGGCAGGCTATTAGCATACCATAGTTTCTCAATGAAACACGGGACCTTTAATGAGTGGTAGGTCTTAAAGGGAAAGCTGTGAATAACCCTGAATTTCATCAAGAAGTTAAACTTCAAGTTTTGAGTAAGTAGTTGCTTACAAGAACttttaaacaaaggaaagaCAAGCCGGTAATTTACCGAAGTGGTTGAGGTCATCCACCGGAGTAGAAGTTTACAAGAGCTTTTCGTTTTAAACAGCCTTGATCAGAGGGTTTCATAGCGAGCACTGGTTTCTTATCAGTGTGTTCAAAAGGAAAGCATACAGTGTAGACTGTATTACGATTATTTCATTGGATATATTTTTATAGGGCTTAGGCAGACACAAGTAAAAAACTCAAATTGGGATCACTTCATTTTCATACTTACCAGACAATAAAACgcattgttttatttattcatagaTTAGTTGACTGAGTCTGTGTTTTGTATCTGCCCCATATCTAAAGACATAAAGATTTTGTGAAGAGTATAAAGTATTCTCTGACCACTAGTTTCTTTCATATTGCAGGAACTGAGTTCACATCTTAGTCTAGCCAATTGTCACTTCATCACACCATCATGAATCTCTATTCCAAGTACTTGGAGATTGCTCCTTCATTTCTTTATGGTCTGTTATGCTTCTCTGCCATCTTAGTGTGGACATTGTTCGCGATTCTGACTCTACCCCTGTGGTTTCTGTTCAGAATGTTTAAATGGTTCCAAGGAGTTATCATTTCCTATTATAAACTGGGAAGAATTCTGGCAAGTAGTGATGTACCATTCGTACATGAGACCGAGAATAATCGTAATTATATCAATGGCTTGTTCGTGATGGAGGGGGAAATTGATTTGGATGAGCTTCGCAAACTCATCATCTCCCGTGTGGTCCAAAACAGTGAGGAACCTAGCTACGTTCGCATGCGTAAACGCGTCGTCAAACAATACTGGCGTTATGTTTGGGTAGATGAACAGGATTTTGACATTAAGAAGCACGTGTTTAAATACGATGGTAATGCTCCACGTAGTGAAGATGAACTACAGCAAACGTTAAGTGAACAGTTCTCATCACCGATGAGTGACGATATCTCACCTTGGGAGATTATAGTGACACCTATGGACATGCCAGGAAAGGATCAAACAGCCATTTGTATGAGAATTCACCATACTATAGGAGATGCCTTCGCCTTGATTGGCCTTTTTAGCAGGCTGATGGATAAGAAGCCAGAACTGCTACGCGTCAAAAAACCTGTGGCTACCCCTTGTGACAAACAGAAACAGGTAAGCTTGAAGTCAAACTGGAGGGCACCTTGGGTGGGGCGTGAGTTATCATCTGTGCTTGGTTGTGTGAAACATGTACATGCAGGGGCATGCTCTACCGGCAACATCatgaaattttctaaaaagtGAAGTCCCACCATGTAACCACCAGTACCCGTACCAAACACCTGAAAGGTTGAATCATATTTAAGAAAATATGCAACTTGCAGCCATTGTGAGATACCCTTTAAACtttcaagaaaggaaaacgaGAGGAAATACCTGAGAAGTCCATCCAGTGTTTTACACGGTAAAGACATCCAAGGTTTTCTTGctgaacaataatattatttttgtaacctatttttttttctttatagtgTTGGAAGGCTATTTTATCAGCTCCATTGGCTCTTCTGAGTGTAGCGCTATCCACTGCAGACAATCCCTTTCCCACCAAAAAGTTGTCAGGTGAAAAGCGATTCAGCTGGACAAAACCAATTGACCTTGAGCTTGTTAAGGAAATCAAGACTAAAACAGGTAATAACAAGGAAAATATTAATCTTTCTGCAAGGAGCTTTCAAGTGTCACTATTATAATCAAACAAATCATTAATCAATTGATTTATTACTCATATAAATCACTCCCATTATTCCACTAAAAACCATCCCCTTTGTGCTGAGGATGTTGCGTCAGGTATTCATAACAAACACTTGCTTATGTCCTCTCCCCAGGCACGACCGTGAACGACGTCCTATCCACATGCTTGGCTGGGTCATTACGTCGTTACCTTAGCTCTGAGGGAATTAAGGAAAATCCCACGGATATCCAGATTGCCGTCACTATCAACACTCGCCCTCTCAAGGTCTTGTCAAAAGAAAACATCCCCCTGGAAAATCATTCGACTGGCTTGCTGTATAGTCTTCCTGTGAGCATGGTGGATCCATTGAAACGTCTCATGGAAACCAAGCGAAGAATGGACAACTTAAAATCCTCTTCGGACTGGCGTATCTTTGGGTTTATTTATTCACACATAGTTGGTCGCTTGCCTGAGTTCATTGGTCGGTTTTCATCCTTCTCACTCAAAAGACACTGCTCTCTGATCCTTAGCAATGTTCCTGGGCCCCTGACACCATTTGAAATCAATGGCAAAGAAGTAGTTACTGCAATAGCCTGGCCCCCATTGATCAGTGATACTGGAGTGGCTATTGCAGTGTTTAGCTATGCGGGTGCTTTGCGCATGAGTGTTTTGTGCGACAAAGCTGTGCTTTCAAACCCAACTAAGCTGACAGAAAAATTTGTGGAGGAGTTTGATGAGATTTACAAGTGCGTGAAAAATGGTCCCGTATTAGTGACTGCCGAGTCTGCTGCCAAAAGGAAGTACTTTTAGCCAGTGACGAACTATTATACACTTGTAGTGAGTTGATCAATAATTTCTAATTAGAATGCTTGGGACATTAGAGGGCTGAGCTTAAAATGGCTCTGAAATCCAGGTTGTGGTCTTTAATTAGCAAGGGGATTATTAGTTTGGAGTACGTAGATAAAGATTTTTAGTTTAGATCGTAGTTTAAAGTTTGGTTGTCATTTGTTTTAGTGTGAAGAGGTGCACGTCTGAGCTTTGTCCTCTCAAGCATATCACTGTCACTAttcattaataatattgttgtcCATCACAGAATGACTCATTTACTTTTAAGAAATGTACAGATGTATGCTATCCTTAGTGAAACCTTGTACATATATCTACCTTGAATAAGTAATAATTATGGGAACGCTCTTTGTAGACTTGACAACAGAGGGATGCAGAGGCAGACTGGTCCTTTATCCTTTAAAGTGATGAACATCAATTATCTCCCAATATCAGTTCATAATCAATAGAGAGTGTTGTGtgagaattaatgaaaatgATCACAGAAGGGAAATGTTTAATTCTCTTATCCCTTTCTGGAATTTAtatttggatattggggctttaaGTGTTAGTCAAGTAAATACTGTATTTTGATTAGTTATGCTACTTTAGGATACTTGATCTCTTGCTGACACGGCTTCATCTGAAAGGCAactcttactttttttttgttcttgcgTGGTAAGTGCAGAAGCATGTGTGTACCATGTGTTGAATCAATGAATGTAGCCTGTGTTGAAGCCAGCCCATGTATTGTTAGAACCACTGGTATATACAGGAGGTATAGAGAGTCTGCGATGCAGGCTGCAATGAATGTTAAATGGCAAAAATGACCCATTTTTGACATTTGAAGAGCAGGCCTCTTTTGTGCTTGAGCTCTCGACCAACCCTGAAGGTATGGCTCAAGTGAGaactttaaaacaaattttgcccTGGTGAAAAATATGCaactaaacgaaagaaaaataCCTTTTGGAGTTTGGACAGTAACCAAAACCCAAAGAAAACCATGCAGGCATGGATAGAGATGGGTCACCAGTAAGACTTTAATTTTAGTGGTCAGGTTAAATGTCTTAGGTTGGCCTGAGTCTTGCGGAAAAGAAAGGAGCTTGCATGATTTAAAGATTATTCTGTGTGTGGTAATCAGAAGATGAATATAGTAATCCAGCCAAATctgattattctttttttaatatgtaACAAATTGAGGATGGCAAAAAGGAAAGTTCAGGAATTTTTGAAGATATAAATTAGTACCAAAtgtatttaatttattatattatGTTATTTTGACACCATAATTATTGTGATCGcatgttatttatttactttagaAATGGCAAATGTTTGACAAATGAATTTTTCAAGGGATGTGGAAAAGAAAATTAGTTTACCTTACCTacagaaaatattatttatattatgaCCATTATGGCATTTTGGGCATCGATGCATCGTCAAAGAAATTCAGTTTTTCTTCTACCTACAGTTATAACAATGTTGGATAGAAATGAGGAGGTAAAACTGTgattagcctgtgtagctggtGGGAACGTTCACTCGAGGGAAGTTTTGGAAGAAAATGCTGCAAAGACGTCGGAGAATGGGGAAGAGATGCCACCAAAACTCTCACGCGCAAAAACAATTCTGCCGGCTAGGCAGGCTAGTTTATGATTTCTAAACCACATCCTTAATAAAATTGTTGTATATGACTGGCTGCTAGCTGTACTAGCCTTAATTATAGTCATTTAGAGCATTATATTAGCACACTTGGAGTCCAAGTAATTTGAAAGTACATATCCTTACATGCCTTGATGCGACTTCACACCAATTTGGACTCCAAGAAGTttcttggttttattttttgtagcGCTTGTCATGGTAGTTAAGCAGGATTGAATACTTAATAGTGTCTGATTGAGTgtcttaacatttttttttgataattgcTTTGGAGTAGGGATATTGAGAGTTCATAGGATCTTTGTGGGGTCTAGATCATACTCACAATTACTAAAGTGACTGAATTCCTTACAATATTATTGCTTGTATGATTGAGGAACAAGAGCATAAGATCCAAGCACTGCACATTCCAGAGTTACAGCCTTTTGTTGTTATTTGTCAGATACACCTAAGTGGACTTATGTCACAAAGGTACTGTTTCTTCCCTGATCATATTCAAGCTTGTCACTCTATCCAAGGCAGGTTCCTTTGACACTGAACAGTTACTAAGTGACAGCAGAATTATATTGGTGAAGGAATTATAGTGAAGCTTGTATCTGACTTAATGTCATCTTATCAGACTGCTTTGTCAGTTGGTATCAAAACCTCCTTGAGTCTTGTTGATCATGACCTAAGGAGCTGGGAAATTAATGTGAATAAGGGGTAAGGGGTAAGTAGTGCCCATCTTGTTTAATGACTTTGCAGTCGGAATAAGAGAAAAGATAATCAACTCTATCACTATCCATTAGCTACCGTTGTTTAGAGGCCAGGCAAGCCTTTGTACGAGAGTGATGGGTTAACATGCCCTCTCAAGAGATAGTAGTAGTGTTACACGTGTAAGGCAAGTTactatttataataattattatatctACCATGACAACTGATGGTGCTTGTAAATGTTAAACTTGTTAATTAATAAAGGTGATTTTCGCGAAAGGGTTGATCTGAGATTTGTTCAAGTTTTTAGCCCTAGTCTTGCTTTCAAAAATCACACTCCAGATTTCCTGACCTTGCATTTGCTCTGTTTGTGCAGTCCTAAATGCCGCACTAAGATTACACATAGATTCCAGTTTCCTTAACGTCGTCTTAGTTATCTTAGATCTTTTATAAAGCTCTTGTACCTGATATGCCCCCACGGACGTTGATTTCAAAAGATTAGGGAGTTTAAGGTGATTTTACACGGAaagattcgcaacaacgatttttaacgcaacacagctttgcaacattgttgcgacattgatTTAAATGGTTGCAACAAATGGTTGTCAAATGTTGACGATTTTtcgggagttgaattctaaaggactgtctctaagttcacaaaaagaaaaagaaaatcgttgtctcgttcttgtgttcacgtcctccataaaacgttaaattaggaagtcgtgcagtgacagcaaagaaatgtacaaaaaagcgtgatgcacgtgcaagttgttgttttgtcaatgAAACCTATTGTTTTATTGCCGTTcccgttgctgtcgccgtcgtcgttgcttaagctcgctaaTAAAAGTCACGTTATCCCTGGAAATTTCGTTTAGTGGTAAAATGCAACgcgcgtttcattaaaaaagtcagccagttaaaaagtgatatacGATCCTGTCGATAAAGAATAGCCGGGTctgatccagggggagggtccgGGGGATcagccaccccccccccccttggatCCCGGTTCTGGAAGAATAAGTACGATCAATCGAATAATACCTTAGGGCATGCAGCAATTGATTAAGGtccaaaaaaaggtttaatttaGGTTTTTTTAATAGGAAAATAtcagagaaaataaataatatctGGGAAAATATCGAGTATACTATTTCAGCTGATAAGCTAAAAAAGGAACTTCCGGTGGTGAGTCGTGAGCGGAAATGCTTTGCTGTTTTCTCTGTAAGTTGATACTCTCCGGGTAGGTATATTTGTTGTTGCTTTGATCCCGTCAATAATTCACCCTAATCGTTCTCCATTTTTCGGGAAGTGAGACGTAAATTGTATGGCATACATTTGAACATCTTCGTTGGCCTTTGAAAATTTCATTCAGGTATGATGTAGTTAGAATAGCGGTTTGTCGTGTTTATTGTCTTATGCCGGTTAGTTTTAGCCCGGCTTCACTCAGAACGTGAAGTATTTAGATCAGAGCTGTTTACGTTTCTAAACGCCGATCGTGCTCCCTCGGCTTTCATTCATTCTAACAATATGATATAAACCGGCTTCAAACATGGAAGGATATTCATGTTTGTACTATGTGAATTCAAAATGTATTCACCGATCGGCGTTCTTTATAAACAAGACACGCTATACGCTGAATATCACTTGACAGCCTCCTGCGAATACAGCCACCACTCACAGCTCATAGCCATTCTTTTGATTGATACTGatcacgttttttttctttttcacgttCTCACTTAGACCGTAAAAATCGTTAATTTTATTTGTGAAAtctgaaaaagaataaaatgctAAACAACTGTTCTGTAAGCTGGCGCTGATCAGGACTTGTAGAAATCTTACAATTCTTACAAGTGAAAGAGTGACATGTCAAAAGGCCGGTGTTTACATTATTTATCAGTACAATCTTGTATGTAATACTGTGCTAACATTTGCGGATTAAGACtccgggggtggggggcggggttGGGAAAAGAGCCCCGCCCATGGCTCCCTCGAATTTTAAGGAAACTATGCCCTTTGGAGCCTTAATTTTTCGACACAGATGGTCTTGGGTATTCTTAAACCAGAAAAGAACTTATTTCTCTCCCCGTAGCTAGCAAGTAACCCATCTCcccttttctgaattttctggattcGCCCCTGTACGCAAAGCCAATGTTCAGCCATTGCGCCATGGACTCTGTCCCTTGATCATACATGTGGTTGTCACACCGACCTTATATATGTCACCTGTGCATATGGTAATATGATCAATCATACTACTTTTGTATATTGATCGTCTGCAAAATTTTTTAGCATTGGTAATTGTTTAGTCTTGCCTAAATATTGCCTAGCCTTTGCTGCCTGCATTTTTCAAACTACTGGTGTACACCTTTGGGACTAGAACCAAGTGTCCGTCTACAGAGTAATGTCCGTCTTATAGGTAAAGAAATTGACTGCATGGCAGTAGCCTCttctaagaacgtctgcgtgggaggctagcatggcaggcgtttgaaagcgAAGGGGAAGGGCGTTTTAGGAGCGAGAGATACTCGTGGGGCCTGCCACCCATGCTAGTAAAGGAAaagagggggacattggggagTACCCAATAACGCAACAccgtaagaaaaatttgcaaatacCCTGTCGAAAATCCACGAAATATCGATGCCGCATTTACGCTTTAATACGTGAAGTTGTATCCATCTCACGTGTCTGTTTATCTCAAGCATGTATGCACCAGCAATCAACCTCAGCCGTTGCGAGAAAACGTAAGCTCTCGAATTTATCATTACAACGATCGAAAAGCCCGGTCATTGTATGGAACAACAATTTCATTGTAGATTAACTATCATATATTAACCTGTatattttacattgttttgcGTGGCATATTGTATTGAGCGTAAAAGAACGGTACGCAATACCGCGAAAGATCTTCTTTTACCGAATACCGTTAgccaaaaggatgaaaaaccgcatacctCAGGGCTAGATGATACTGCAATACcgcacattaaaatcaaaattaccgaaataccgcttATAAAAAGAActcaataccgcaataccgtaaaccccaatgtccccctcgaAAAGCATAATCTAGATGTCCGTTTTACCGAGGTGTTTATCTCATGGGGGTGCCCATTAAGAGAGAATCgaatgtattttgttttcactgaGAACCACAATTCTTAGTTAATGAAATTTCCTCTGTCCATCACTTCTGAGTTTCATCTGCTGAAGCTGGTAGACATGGCTCTTATTGTTCCTTATGGGTTTAAATTACAATGATTACTTCTTTCGGAAAGAAAATTGGGCCAATCAgtcgaatttctttttttttcctcaaccCTTTTGTCTTCAAATTGTCTTCAAACTGTAACGAAAGTTTGTTCTCGTAGCTTTCCGTTGGCAAGCTACAGTACCGTgcaactttttttcttgccagTATGGTTAGTTTTTGTTGGTATATTGCTCAGTACTATACCAGACTAAGAATTTTCAGGTAATTTCTCCTCAGTTCCGGTAATGTAGGTCTGCTTTTCTAGATACGTATAAGAGTCTCTAAATATTGCACTGTTGTGTCTGAAGAAGAATTTTCACCAATTTGATTCGAATCCACATCCGGCCACTTCTGATCTTTTATTCCCTATTACATGGCTGGCTCAGCGAGCGGCCGGCAAGATGAAGGGGCCAGTGTTCTGATTGGCCACCCGAGCAGGAAAGATGTAGCGGTAAGCCTGCTTTGTTTGGTCGACAAACACTATGAAAACCGCTAGCAACGCAGGCTAGAAAGATGGTCCTATTTCTTTTGCCCGTTCGGAATATCGCCAGCCTTGTACCGCAAGAAAAGATTTTGTTTCGGCCATATAATAAACCCTGATTGATCACGCTTGTTCACTCAAGATGGCTGAACGTCCTGAATGTCGGCCTCGTTCTTTTACGCGCCTGTTTTCATGGACCTtggcaataaaaaaaagtaaaaaaacaattggCCAGCTTCCATCCAGCTTGACCGAAGAAACTTGGCCAAAATTAAACGCATGTATTGTATATCAGCTGAATTAAGTCGAAGCCCGTAAGTTTGGCTGTCAAAATCAACGTTATGTGAGTCTGGCTGTAGCTTCAACTGTAgctttttaaggaaaaaagaaactgaaagcaagcaagaaagaaaagggATCAAAAAGTGCAAATTTTTAAGCTTGGTCTTGGAACATTCAAAGCGAAGAGGTTAACCCTACAAAAGTCAAATGACAACTGTGAAGATATGGTTGCACCGTTATATCTTtttagtctgtggatgaaagcctattttgttaccattcaaatgaaacctgttCATTAGTACTTTTGCTTGGAACCAAAT
Protein-coding sequences here:
- the LOC140952089 gene encoding putative diacyglycerol O-acyltransferase Mb3154c; amino-acid sequence: MNLYSKYLEIAPSFLYGLLCFSAILVWTLFAILTLPLWFLFRMFKWFQGVIISYYKLGRILASSDVPFVHETENNRNYINGLFVMEGEIDLDELRKLIISRVVQNSEEPSYVRMRKRVVKQYWRYVWVDEQDFDIKKHVFKYDGNAPRSEDELQQTLSEQFSSPMSDDISPWEIIVTPMDMPGKDQTAICMRIHHTIGDAFALIGLFSRLMDKKPELLRVKKPVATPCDKQKQCWKAILSAPLALLSVALSTADNPFPTKKLSGEKRFSWTKPIDLELVKEIKTKTGTTVNDVLSTCLAGSLRRYLSSEGIKENPTDIQIAVTINTRPLKVLSKENIPLENHSTGLLYSLPVSMVDPLKRLMETKRRMDNLKSSSDWRIFGFIYSHIVGRLPEFIGRFSSFSLKRHCSLILSNVPGPLTPFEINGKEVVTAIAWPPLISDTGVAIAVFSYAGALRMSVLCDKAVLSNPTKLTEKFVEEFDEIYKCVKNGPVLVTAESAAKRKYF